A single genomic interval of Electrophorus electricus isolate fEleEle1 chromosome 4, fEleEle1.pri, whole genome shotgun sequence harbors:
- the si:zfos-464b6.2 gene encoding beta-1,4-galactosyltransferase galt-1 isoform X3 gives MNNKVKIIQHQYNIANNITTTGSNDSTNTDKPSNTEPLLMVCDVPVQSGPVIKVGEHKTYVIGSYVEHRLEVRKIKTVAIVLRSEKLDYYCLFCCDGKNISIPAVYDIHSDHFNFEYGTADIVCEMPTTCKTQLHVAITAKSQEKSESVDNIQSFQPIRNQQPRKIFPYNFTVCISVMFDWNNVLELVQTMEMFKILDVQKVAVYKTNCSSTTQKILDYYVKKDFVEIIPWAVPDHIRVSRGWQKWASPGELHYFGQIAALNDCVYRYMYQSEYVALQDLDELIIPMNGITWTELLPQLQKIYSNYAGFEFESNVFPLSIKQWELNFHPDLWNKVPGVNILQHVKRMRNDPSKFNDFKIIVNPRLVFKVTVHGLLESLGGTVRVDHNMTRMYHMRNVSSSDLSEGLLIEDTHLWDFADRLIPAVSEVLQHVLNIH, from the coding sequence ATGAACAATAAGGTAAAAATAATTCAGCATCAGTATAACATAGCTAATAACATTACCACAACAGGGTCCAACGATTCTACCAACACAGATAAACCTTCAAATACTGAGCCACTATTAATGGTATGTGATGTGCCAGTGCAGAGTGGCCCAGTGATTAAAGTTGGTGAACACAAAACATATGTGATTGGCTCGTATGTGGAGCACCGCTTAGAGGTgagaaagataaaaacagtTGCAATAGTGCTTCGTAGTGAGAAATTGGATTATTACTGCTTGTTCTGCTGCGATGGGAAGAACATTTCTATACCTGCTGTATATGACATTCACTCTGATCACTTTAATTTTGAGTACGGCACAGCTGACATTGTCTGTGAAATGCCTACAACATGCAAAACACAATTGCATGTGGCTATTACTGCCAAATCGCAGGAAAAGTCTGAATCTGTTGATAATATACAATCCTTCCAACCGATTAGGAATCAACAGCCCAGGAAGATTTTTCCATACAACTTTACTGTTTGCATTTCTGTCATGTTTGACTGGAACAACGTGTTAGAGCTTGTTCAGACTATGGAGATGTTCAAAATACTTGATGTGCAGAAGGTGGCTGTTTACAAAACAAACTGCAGTTCTACTACACAGAAGATCCTGGATTACTATGTCAAAAAGGATTTTGTAGAGATCATCCCCTGGGCTGTGCCAGATCACATCAGAGTATCCAGAGGGTGGCAGAAGTGGGCCTCACCAGGGGAGCTGCATTATTTTGGGCAAATCGCTGCACTTAATGACTGTGTATATCGCTACATGTACCAGAGTGAGTATGTAGCTTTACAAGACTTGGATGAACTTATTATTCCTATGAATGGAATAACCTGGACAGAACTCCTGCCTCAACTCCAGAAAATATATAGTAATTATGCAGGTTTTGAGTTTGAGAGTAACGTGTTTCCTCTTTCGATCAAGCAGTGGGAACTGAACTTTCACCCAGATTTATGGAATAAAGTCCCGGGAGTTAACATATTACAACATGTCAAAAGGATGAGAAATGACCCCAGTAAGTTCAATGATTTCAAGATTATTGTGAATCCTCGATTAGTGTTCAAGGTTACAGTGCATGGCCTTCTGGAATCTTTGGGTGGTACTGTCAGGGTGGATCATAACATGACGCGTATGTACCACATGAGAAATGTTTCAAGTAGTGACTTGTCAGAGGGTTTACTCATAGAGGATACACATCTCTGGGACTTTGCAGACAGGTTGATTCCTGCTGTTTCTGAAGTGCTCCAACACGTGCTGAATATTCATTGA
- the si:zfos-464b6.2 gene encoding beta-1,4-galactosyltransferase galt-1 isoform X1, which translates to MCTTGLKQSSKKTQRTFQRTHFLCLLCAATIIIIIICVCLKNNKTAPAKIIYPNIRTDKNTRIPQHNDYLSTGKHSTFKNGMNNKVKIIQHQYNIANNITTTGSNDSTNTDKPSNTEPLLMVCDVPVQSGPVIKVGEHKTYVIGSYVEHRLEVRKIKTVAIVLRSEKLDYYCLFCCDGKNISIPAVYDIHSDHFNFEYGTADIVCEMPTTCKTQLHVAITAKSQEKSESVDNIQSFQPIRNQQPRKIFPYNFTVCISVMFDWNNVLELVQTMEMFKILDVQKVAVYKTNCSSTTQKILDYYVKKDFVEIIPWAVPDHIRVSRGWQKWASPGELHYFGQIAALNDCVYRYMYQSEYVALQDLDELIIPMNGITWTELLPQLQKIYSNYAGFEFESNVFPLSIKQWELNFHPDLWNKVPGVNILQHVKRMRNDPSKFNDFKIIVNPRLVFKVTVHGLLESLGGTVRVDHNMTRMYHMRNVSSSDLSEGLLIEDTHLWDFADRLIPAVSEVLQHVLNIH; encoded by the exons ATGTGTACGACAG GGCTGAAGCAGTCTTCTAAGAAGACGCAAAGGACCTTTCAAAGGACCCATTttctgtgtctcctgtgtgcAGCTaccatcattatcatcattatttgcgtatgtttgaaaaataacaaaacagcacCAGCTAAGATTATTTACCCTAACATAAGAACTGATAAGAATACCAGAATTCCACAACACAATGATTATCTAAGCACAGGTAAACACTCAACCTTTAAAAATGGCATGAACAATAAGGTAAAAATAATTCAGCATCAGTATAACATAGCTAATAACATTACCACAACAGGGTCCAACGATTCTACCAACACAGATAAACCTTCAAATACTGAGCCACTATTAATGGTATGTGATGTGCCAGTGCAGAGTGGCCCAGTGATTAAAGTTGGTGAACACAAAACATATGTGATTGGCTCGTATGTGGAGCACCGCTTAGAGGTgagaaagataaaaacagtTGCAATAGTGCTTCGTAGTGAGAAATTGGATTATTACTGCTTGTTCTGCTGCGATGGGAAGAACATTTCTATACCTGCTGTATATGACATTCACTCTGATCACTTTAATTTTGAGTACGGCACAGCTGACATTGTCTGTGAAATGCCTACAACATGCAAAACACAATTGCATGTGGCTATTACTGCCAAATCGCAGGAAAAGTCTGAATCTGTTGATAATATACAATCCTTCCAACCGATTAGGAATCAACAGCCCAGGAAGATTTTTCCATACAACTTTACTGTTTGCATTTCTGTCATGTTTGACTGGAACAACGTGTTAGAGCTTGTTCAGACTATGGAGATGTTCAAAATACTTGATGTGCAGAAGGTGGCTGTTTACAAAACAAACTGCAGTTCTACTACACAGAAGATCCTGGATTACTATGTCAAAAAGGATTTTGTAGAGATCATCCCCTGGGCTGTGCCAGATCACATCAGAGTATCCAGAGGGTGGCAGAAGTGGGCCTCACCAGGGGAGCTGCATTATTTTGGGCAAATCGCTGCACTTAATGACTGTGTATATCGCTACATGTACCAGAGTGAGTATGTAGCTTTACAAGACTTGGATGAACTTATTATTCCTATGAATGGAATAACCTGGACAGAACTCCTGCCTCAACTCCAGAAAATATATAGTAATTATGCAGGTTTTGAGTTTGAGAGTAACGTGTTTCCTCTTTCGATCAAGCAGTGGGAACTGAACTTTCACCCAGATTTATGGAATAAAGTCCCGGGAGTTAACATATTACAACATGTCAAAAGGATGAGAAATGACCCCAGTAAGTTCAATGATTTCAAGATTATTGTGAATCCTCGATTAGTGTTCAAGGTTACAGTGCATGGCCTTCTGGAATCTTTGGGTGGTACTGTCAGGGTGGATCATAACATGACGCGTATGTACCACATGAGAAATGTTTCAAGTAGTGACTTGTCAGAGGGTTTACTCATAGAGGATACACATCTCTGGGACTTTGCAGACAGGTTGATTCCTGCTGTTTCTGAAGTGCTCCAACACGTGCTGAATATTCATTGA